The DNA window ggaaattaaatagaaataaattgtTCACATAATTGCATTGATTCCCCTTACAATTAATTTTCCTTAATGTGCACAATTCTGAGCTTCATTGCGTTACTAAAACGACACCGTAAAATCTGGCATGGGAAATTATACATCAATTCATACATTTTATGatgatttcgtttttaattatcATTGCACACAAAGTGTATTTTATGATCCgattatatttgtttttattcgtAGAAATAACTAAATATCGCAATGTATAAacataatacataattcaGCAACGACTATTTAAGCAGCAATTAACTTAAAAACTTCAAATAATTGGAAACAATCTGTTATTTACAGTTCTCACATATTTCACAGACATACTTCATTAAATTATTGCTAATTGTCTGTTAAAGCAAAAATACCAATTTAAGCAATAGGTTTTAAGCTTTATgtcattattaaaaattaatggaTAATTTATTAAGCcaataaacagaaaatataaCATCATTACCATATCTTATGTCTTTACTTTACCTTAAAGTAGCCAGCTTGCTACTTTCTAGCAGTTGTTAATTTAAGTTGCAAAAGTTGGCCAGTAAATTCGAATCAAAACTAGTTTATGTGGATATCTATTGCCAGGGAACTGCAATGGCACTTCTTTAATGCTGCCAGCGACCTTGAACTTCCGCTCAGCTGAAGCACACTCGAAAAGAGCGAAGGATGGATGGGGTTGAGTTGGGTTGGGGGTGGTGTTTTGGGGGGCAGATGAAGTGAGATGAAAAGAGCCGAGTGCTCGCAATAAGGCTAAAaggaaaactggaaaaaacGGTTGCCTACTTTCAGGCGGCACATAAATTCAAACCCGCAGACGCCTCTCTCACTTAATCTtccgtattatttttatttttttatatttcgaaACGAGAAATTAATTGCTTTGTGTGAGAGgtgtgaaaataaaaataaataagactAAGCACACCGCAAACATTTCAAATGGAAAGCGAGAATgggagaaggagcaggaacaagcaaaaccgaaaccgaaacaaaagcaaacaaagcaatCAATGATAAGCGAGCAGCGGGCAAaagacaaacacaaacagcagaaatggaaatagaaaaTCTCTGAAAATGTCGCTGATTGAATCGAACTAAAAATAAGGCagcaacgcggcgtatgagcaatgtgcgtctctgtgtgcgtgcatgtgtgtgtgggcaaATTATTGCCATGCTTTCTGATGAGATatgcacccacacacacagacacacacatataaTATAGCGTATAACAGATCCTCATCAacatatatttgtatacatGATTATGTCAAAATGTGTTAATAAATTTTGAACGCGAAGCCGAAGAagatgaaaataattttgacAGCTTTTCACGAATGTGGGAGTGTGTGCACACGGTGTGATGTTGAGAAAGCCGAATTTCCTGCCAGGTGACATTTTCACAAGCTCCTTCTCTCGCCGAGATTCTCACGCCTTTCGCCGTTTTCTCGCCTGTTTTTTTACATAATCAGCAACCATTGAATGCGTCGAGCTCATCTCCATTTGAATGCGTTTTCAAAAACGAGTTTAAAATGAGGACGTATCCTCCACCCCGTTCGACTCACTTGCGTTGGTTTCTTCTATTTCCTGATGGTTCGCGAAACTCTTGCAAATTTATTCGCATGCCTTGGCGGCAAAAGGACTTTCACTGACTTCACTTTCAAACTGAGCTTCGCTGCGTATTCTCCGTGGCTTAAACCAACACTCGCGTCGCGATTACTGGTGCTTTTTGGACAGGATGTGTCGCACCCTCACGCACTGCGCGACAGGTGAAAGATCTCCTCCTATATACACTGTATagatatacgagtatatatgtgGATATAGGTGGATGGGAATCGAACTGGGCTATAGCTATAGCTATTATCGGCGTATCGGTCCGCACGTCCACTCGCGAGCGTgccagaaatgaaaatgaatgttTTTCTCTGCTCGACTCTCGAGCGCTTGATGATCAGCCGTTCTTGAGGtgaaattttataaatataacctgaggcaacaacaaaagtgcCACAAATATTTCTGCGTCTTCTTCCCACTTTCACGTAgcacttttgttgtttcccAGCTTCACCCGACCCCAACGAACCTGTGCAAGAattatctatatctatatattatatatgcaCCATAATTGTCTGTAAGCATTCCTCTCGCTTTTTACAATGTCGCGCAGAAAGTCCAAGAGCGACAATATATTGTTAAATACGTATACGTACTCTTACCTGTTATTGTTCTGGCTTATTTCGCAGTTATTAGAGTAcgattttcacttttccttaGTCCAGCGGAAAGAAATGCTGAGAAAAAGATCGACGCCCACGCATTTCAATGGCGGAATGATTCATTTTCGagttttcttaaatatttatagaaattaaAGGCGTTTATTGATACTTATATAGAAAAAGGAAATTGATGTCTTAGCAAATATCACGCGAGTTTTATGTAGTTATGGAATACAGACTAATTAAAAGTGTTAAAAGAAAGAGGATTAAATTATAGGAAGGTATGCATCAATATATATGCAACTAGGTATAGTCAACTTGTTATATTCAGCTACTTATATTCAACTAAGTATATTCAACTCGTTATATTCAACTCGTTATATTCAACTAGTTATATTCAACTAGTTATGATCAACTAGTTATGATCAACTAAGTATATTCAACTCGTTATATTCAACTAGTTATATTCAACTAGTTATATTCAACGTTGCTTTTACATATACATCATCATGTATTGTCCTAAAGCATAAAGTTCTTGAATATAACTAAGTACACGCTTAGTATTCTTAGTGTtctataaatacaaaattccCCTCTGTTATCACATGCAGTATAATTGGTCTGCATTTTGCCATTCTCGCCAGACATTCGGTCTTGTGTCCGGTCATTTGCTTGTCCCACATGACATCTCTGTCAATAGGCTGATGAATCGGGTTGGCCGTTAATACATTTTCGGAAAAAATAGCGAGCTGAAACAAAGCCGCAGCGGCAGCCGcagtcaaaacaaaaacaaaccgaaaaaatGCGAATTATGAGCGGGCGAAAACAAAGATGTCAACACGTTCGCCAAGGCAGCTCAAGTTGTTGACGGACTCTAGGTCAGTCCCCATTGATCATAGCTATATCCTCTATTACACGCTGAGAAAAAGTTAGCGCAGTTgaaatcattttcatttttgaagaTAGATAACATACATGATAAATTTGTGAAAAGATACTTTCTTACAGAAAGCGCGCATAAAAGATACATATTTAAAGAGCTCCTATTAGATACTTTACTAATAGTAAAGTAcccatttctttttattatgaATTGAAAATTTTCGATTATATACTTTAACAATCGGTTTTCCTAGAATTAATTAAGCATTTTTTCCTGTGCAAGAAATTCACCGCTGGATTTGTACGCAGTTGCTGGTTCTcgtgaaattgaaattgcgtATTGCGGACATTGCATTGTGAGCATTGCAACAAGGCTATCGGAACGGCGACAATTGTATAGCACGAGTTAAGACCCATTTCCATTAGCGGCGCGTCCGAAATAGTGGCATCCATTCATTCCCAGCATATTTGAGAGCAACTCATTAGGCCCGAGCATGATTAATTAGAACTGATGGATGGTCAATTGACGGATGGCATGGCTATGAGGTCGCGGACCAGgagccaacagccaacagccaggACACATTATTGATGGACACGTATGCAGGGAATCCGGAATACGGATCCTCCAGTGAAAGCCACTCGAGCAGTGGACACTTGGCAGTGCCCAACACAAGGCGCTGTGCTAATTGCCCAAGAATGGGCAGCCAATTCAGTCAACGCAGTGGCAACGTGGCAAAGTAGCAATAATAATGAATTAGCAGACAATTTCAAGTATTAGCCAAGTCCAACTAACTAAGAGGGTGGTCACAAGAGTTGCTAGTTGATTGGAATTTCACAGCAAAGATTAATTAAAATCGGCCAGGGATTAGGGCCTTGGAAAGGGGCAGAGTTTAGGATTTAGTTTACAAAGGAAATAGGAGCAAATAGCTGCCAAGCTTATCTCCTTGCCTGGTAATAAACtgttttaaattaatcaatttaaagGATACTCAAAAACATACATgtcataaaattaaatgacaTGTTTAAGCACATATCAAGCTTGAGTTTCTGGggaattaaaattataattcaaTACTGGaatgattaaattaaaattctgggaattttttcctctttttgcCGTTGGATTCGCTTTCACAATAATCCCTCTTATGATTTAAAGCTAGCTATGAATTTAAGCCTGTTTACATttattgttacatttttttttgttgtaaccTAAAGCTACAGCTTTCAGCGAAATAATAATTGAGTTGAATTTTCAAACTTGAATTGGTGTGAAATTCGCATTCTGAGAATTTGTGCTCATTTTGTTAAACTATTTACCGCTCTGAGAAAATTCTATTATAAGAGTAAGCTTCAAGGGAAAtgataatttaaatgtaatgtTACATGTGGAAATATGGAAATAGAAACTAAATTGCCTGAGGGTTTTCTAAGTGATTTCGGCTTAAGAAACTGGCTAAGCACACCTCCACAAGGATATGTCCAACAGCAGGGGGCCCCCGAAAACAAACTATTTCCAGTCAGACAAATGGCGTTAAGCACATAATAACCAATTTCTCTAAATACGGCCATAATTATGAACGCCTACACACAATCTTACATGCAAAGAGTCctggcaaacacacacacacacctacacacacGCGAATGATCCTTGTGAAGTGccgctgcttttgttgttgttgttcttgttttccttgttgctGCCTACTTCATTTGGGCGCGTTTGTTCTCGAGCGAGGAGGTGAGAGAGCGGGAAggggaaaacaaaagtgaaaggCATAGGATGGGGTGAAAGTTGGTAAGTGAGAGCGGGCAAGGGCAAGGATTTATCGTAATTAGGCATGCATGAGCATATGCTGTCGTCTAAGCTCAAGGATGACTCTCATCCTCCGCGATATTTTCTTGTGCACTGCAAGAATTTCAAACTAAACTGTCTGtaatttttaaagttattaataGTAATTATCTTAGGAAGTCAGCAAAACTCTTATACATTCATTTGGAGTTATGTGGTACTTTTATTCAAATCGAAACATTTCTGTCATAAATTATTTCGCGGTCTATTTTTCGATTTATGCTGCCAATAAATTTTAGATAAGTGAATCACTTGTTAAAgcatgcatttatttatgagcaACCATTATCGCAATTAAAtcttcataaataaattgaatactTGTTTAAATGCTATAAAAGACTAGCTCAATTTATGTACAATTCAGCCAATTGATTTCCCTCTGTGTGGACAAACATAGACTTTGGCAAACAGCAAGGAAAGGGGCGGAAAAATGGGCGGGGTGATGGtgggaaaaaggaaaggaaaaaggGGCCCCAATGTACATAATTAATTGTGCTGCTGTGTTGGCAAACACGCGGGCGCCGGAAAGTAGGCAACACgctttttttggcaaaacggTTCGCCGTAATTGATTGCCTCTTGCACGtcacacaaccacacacacacacatacacacccacacatgtACGTACACACATACTGAGAAGCCAAAGCGGTATGTCAATGTGTGTGCGGGTATGGGTGTGCAATTTCCTGCGGAGCTACAAGTAttttgaaatgaatatttctttaattagTCCGCTGCTGGCAATGCCATTTACTGTGGCTTCAAAAGGGGTTTGGATATGCTTAAAGGCCAAGCCACAAAAGACTTGACCGCAAATAATAATGCACAAATGCTGCCGCACCGCAAGTGTTTCCaggcaacacacacacacatccactCGCAGATGGCCGGGTCGgaatattttcttaaattaacATTAGCAACATTCGGAGCTGCCATTAAGACGGTCGCCCAGCAGCCATTTCAAGTCTCTCGCAAGCTGAAGCGAAAAGGTCAACCCACAAGTACGGTTAAACTTCAATAAGTCGAGTAATAATACTATCAtggtaaattttttttaataaaattaacaattcAATTATTACAGTTACTGATAGACAACAATTTGTCTAATTTTTACCTAAAATATAACTATCTTTTCCTATTCCGTTCACGCTTTCGAGGATCCACTGTGCGGTCTTTGGACTGGGGAAACTCCGTTCGGTGGCCAAAAACAGTTAAGTGTAAACATTGTGCTTGGCCATGTTTAGTTTGGCTTCTTCAAATTATGGCCGGCAGCCTAAGCAAACTACAGGGGACTCATTGCCGGAGGAGCATTATTACCTGGCGCCAGTCAAATTAGCAGGAGCATAAAAAATaacgtatacgcaacgtggaCCTTTTGGACTGTCGCACGTGTTTATAACCCGTTTGCTTCAACTGCcacgcctgctgctgctgctgctactgctgctgccaaaACAAAACGTCAAATGTTTGTATAATGGCAAACATTAACATTTAACCTTGGAGTCACAAATTACCGGATTCTTGTCACCTTCGCACGCAGCAGGCAGCCCCGAAAAAGCGTAGCAAAAAAGAGGAACACAGACTCGAGTCGTGAAGATGGAAAGTTTGTTGTCCGCAACTTTTTACCTCAGCAAGCGGTCCGCGTTGGCAAGCCCATAAAAAATCCTGCGGAGAGGCATCAACAGCCACGGAACATATGCGCCCCCAACTCACTTCGATGATGATAAGAGTGCGGCACCACGACACACCAAGGCATCGTAGCGTTCTGGCATTCCCACATCTTGCCAACCCACAATCCAGCCATCCAGGCATCCAGGCATCCTTGTAGCCTTGTATCCTTGTGTCCTGGCTGCCACCGCAGCAGCATGACGTCGTCCTCGCCGCCTTGTGATAAATAGCTTGATTTTAAGCGAAAGGCGCGGGAGTAGATTTATGACACACGCATTTTCCCAGCCAAGAAAGTGGAAAGTCAGCGGCAACGTGAAGGAAAAAACACGAATATATAAAGTCACGCAACAGGCGAAGGCAAAGTAAAATATCGGAAAATCGCTCATTTAAAaacttattatatttttttaagcgTGTCATTTAAGTAGGCTTTAAAGCACAACTCTCTGCATTGAAAAAAGCCAACAAGTGGAGCTCAAAaaaccattttccatttggagttttaaatttcatattatcagtatttaaaaggaaaatattgctGCTTGCCAAAAATGCAGCATTAAATTCGCTGcgtattaatatttatttatcctaagaaaaagaaaaatgaaaaatgattttcaaaCGGATTttactatatttatttaagcaattCAACGAGCAAATAAAGAGCTCTTTAAACGGAGATTGCCAACGATATTTTAGTGCTGAATCATAGCCAAATATGCAAAGTATGCGTGTTTATTGAAAAGTGATGCCTGTTTATGGCTTTTCCACTTCAAATCGCATACGTAATCGAGGGAGTCGCTGCTTAAGAGTTAAGCTGCGACAGTTGCGCAAAAATTGAATCATTTCCCAAGAATCCGTGAGAAGTTTTTGATTGAGCATTTAAAGAAAGCAGCGCGATTGGGTTTCGTGTTTGCGTCCGGATTCGATTTCGAATCGCTTCGCGGTAGCCATGGTATTCCTGGCAATTTCCTCAACATCGCCAGCCAGCCTTCCAAGCAGTTTTTCTAAGCAGCTTACTCCCCCTCTCACGCACACACCCccactcatacacacacacacaaacacttgTGCACGCTGGTGGAGAAACCTCAACAATTTCAACATCCGGCTTCCGCTGCAATGTAATGGAAACTCGACGCGAATCGAAAGCCGTGCCTCCGTGCTGTGCCAACATATTAAAGTTGGCAAATGCCGAAAGGGGGAAAACAGCCGAATGCACTGCCATAAATATGCACTAAACAGAACAACACATTGGTAACATATGagataatataatatttcagCAGGTAATCATAGAgggaaaatattcaatatacAAACAGGAAATACCAAAGTAACTATGATTAAATGCTATACTATTCAATCTTACCAAAGTTGATTAAATCTACCTattcaaaatacaaaattcatTCAATCTTCATCATAGTGAAAATCATAAAAGTTAAAACATCTAACTTATTCCCTTTTCCTAATAACCCTAGTAATAGCTGAAAGTCATGATGAAGCTATGCCCgttttttcccagtgcaaAATCAGCATCCACGGAAGAAGGATGTCGGTTGCGGAAATCCAAGGCAAGACAAGAATGATACCGATTGTGGCACATTGCAGCGGGATATCGAGTGGCACGATGGGTTTTACCCGCGGGTTAGCAAGTGCGGCGATTCAAAGGGGCTACAGGTGGCCGGAGGATGTCCGTAAATCAAAACTTGGGCAAAAGCATTGGGCCCAAATGAGAACTCATAACTGCCGCACCGCACCGCCTATCAGTCAGTGGTGGTGGTCTTGATTAATTGCTCGCCGCGGCGAATGTggatattattttaattttgcaacGCCACACGCATAATTCGAGATAAGCCAGCGAACAGCTAACAGCGAAATACACTCGGAAGCAAACACTTATGCGCGATAATTCGTTTGGGGTGTCGGCAAAAAATCGCAGCAAAATCGCGGCATTtgtatgaatattttatgcagATCGAGCCGGCCATTTACATGAAATGCACATTAAAGATCCCTCGTTTGGCGCCTGCGAGgcaacggtgcgtatgcgtgatatcTTGAAACGTGAAACGTTTAATTCAAGTCGGCGGCGTAATTTGCAACTCAAACTTAAATCCGGGCAACCAAACTACTTTCAGCTTTCAGCCTCACAATTACCAGGCCGCCCCCATTTCAACATCTCAAAATGCAGTGCAAACTGGCGCAAAGTTTTGAATCGTCTCGCTTTTATTTCTTGCCTGTCGTGCtcaccaaaagaaaaaaaaaaccggaaaaggaaaatggcaaGGATCTGGGTGGTGGGGAAAGTGGGCTGTGTGACTGTGGGCCAAGTCAGCAAgtcaaataaaaagtttttcgtCAACATTACGCAAATTAGTTTGTCAGTCGAGCCAAGCAAATGCAGCCGACAAAACCCTAATGACATTTAGACTGAGGGATAACTTTTTTCAGAGCTAAGCGCAGATCCTGGCGATGATAGAGTCCTTTGGACAACTAGCTTCAAGATGCAGTTTTCCACCCACAGTTGACTTCGCCTCGACGCCTCAACTTTTTCACACTGGCTATGTGGAATGATTCGATTGGATTTCGGGGATTATCCCTTGTGCAGTCGAGAGTTTTGCGAACGAAATAgtaaattccatttaaatcaAAGTTAGTCGAATCCTTTTGCTGGTAAAGTGCTTGGGAAATAATATCGAATTTCAAGCAATTTAAGTTCCAACAATAATGTAGCTTAGGAATTAAACGCTCTTATAATACATTGAAAAATGCAGAAATTTTTGTAATGCAAGAAGGCCAATTCAATAAAAGTGTATACTTTTCATCTTCGGTTAAATGCGCAAGTTTATGCCTACTGACAATTATGatgattcgattcgattcgatttcgGGGGCCTCATTCGATATGCACTAATGCTTCTTTGTGCCGAAGGaatcataaaatcaaatatgcaTTGAATTACCGTGCAGGCAGGACAATTATATTATACCTTTTtacccaaacaaaaaatgagcagGGGAAAACAAGTAAGCCGCACCGAAAAAGGGAATATTTAACTCAATTTTCTGGACCTGAATTTGCTACCACAAGCAGCTGGGGCGCCTCCGCACCCACCAGGCCCATTGCCCCTTCCTCCAGCGAAAACCCTAAATCGGCCGCATTTTTCACTcaacatttttgctttttttttttgtttttttttttatcttagCTCCCTCGTTTATGCGCAAAAGTGCGtgtaattcaatttttcatgCGCCATGTGACaggggatgtggatgtggggaTGGTGTGGGGTTCTGCTGCTACCTTTTCAGGCGAAATTAAGACAAAGGGAAATATGCGCTAAAGGCATATTTGGCACGCAATTTTACATGGCCTTATGTCCTTATTGATGGGCCATCCTTTTTTCCAGTTATCGTTATCAATTTTTAATGCCCTTTAAACCCTTTTTgtgctgtgtgtttgtgtgtgtgattcGAGAGGCCATTGACAAAGACCTCGACGCACTCGATTGTATTATACATGAGATGAAAATGTTGCAACAGGATATTGTAATTAGGGATCCCTCCTAGCGCTGGTTGGGCATCCGACGGCGGCGAGCACGTTGTGTGGACGCATTTCTTGGATGATTCGGCACGGCGGAGGAAGTGCCGATGGcaagtggtggtggtggtggtggattCATGACACCGGAGCCAGATCCATTTCCGTTGGGATGGCGCACCGCACGGTGGTTAATGGTGTTGCCATTGGCAAAGCGCAGCACTCGTCCGTTTGCCAGGATTAAATCGCTTCCTTGACCGCCGGCCCCTTGAGCGGCTCCTTCGAACATGCTGCGCTCGATGGCCACCTCGAGTTCCAGATCCTCGAGCGACGGAGCCATGCCAGCGGACGATGAGCCATGCTGATGCGCCAATTGCTGTCCCGACTGCTGGGATTGCTGAACAGCCTGCTGGGCTGGCTGGGCCACCGCCTGCGATGGCTGAGTCGCCGCTTGCTGGGCCTGGGATTGAGTTTGTGGATTCAGCTGACCCTGGTTAGATGCATTAGCCTGTGAGCTGGGGATAATTCGGGCTGTCACCACCTGCCCGTCCATCTTCATCAGGAATGGAGCGCTATAGCGCTCCACCAGCATATTATCTAGCTCGCCGTAATCCTCATTCTCCAGCGCCAGATCCGCCTCGAAGCCACCACAATCGTCGTAGTTGATGCGACGCGTAAAGTCCACAAAGTTGTGCAGTCTCGAGGACAAGAACTCACGATCCCTGGACAGCGACGAGGTACTGGGACCATTGTCAACCTCCAACAAGGCTCTGTACTGGGTGTTGCACTCGTAGGCCACCAGGTCGTCGTACGGCGAACGGGCAAAGTTGATCAGTTCGTGGATGAAGAGCTCCGTCTTGGCGCCGAAGAAGTGGATCATTGACTTTCGGAAATGCGTGCTGTCCAAGCTGAGACGAGGCAGCAGATTCTTGATGGTCTCGTACAAATAGAACACGTCCGCCTTCCTGTTCCTGATCAGCACCGATACATCGCGGTTCACCCACATCATGACCCTATGGACTTCGAAGGGATTGCGactgtaaaaaaaaagccTGAAAGTTAAAAGTTTCTCCTTTTAATAATGGGGTGGCCCAAACTCACCGGAAGTATTGGGGTGACCAGCCGCGAAAGTCGCTCGTCTTGCGATCCGGCAGCGAATATAGCGAATTGGCGTAGACATAGATGCGCCATTGGACCATGTGCCGTGGCATCATTCTTCCTGCAGTTCGCGTACGTACAATAATGTCACAATAGGCAATTTGCAGAAAATCTAGAAACTTCGGACGTGACTGAAAATTCCTGGTATTGTCAGTCACAAATTGGATTTCATAGTTTCACCGCCTACTGTCGCTCACCAAATGACCAAATCCCAGCCACATATGCAACTTGATAGTATTTACCTTATAGAAACTAAACAATTGGATCGTTCTTTAAACAATTCAACACGCACAGTTCGAATTGAAAGTCAGCGAAAAAGTTATGCTTATTGCGCAGGCACAACGGAATTAAGGGCTCTGTTGCACGTTTCGATTAGAGGTGCATCTGCACGATGCGATATGTCAAGTGGGGAAAATATGGGACTGTTCAGACAGTGCGATAAATCAACCTGCTAATCGTAGATATTGGAAAtagaaaaaacttttaaatcaGGGAAacctttaaattaaaacaaaaagttcCACCCAGAAAAGCTTTTAGAACGTTACAAATGATAAAAGAGCAATGTTTTACATTTAATCTTTacatttattatgtatttgaTTCGTATTACAGATATCCTTTGTTCATTGTATGTTGAGTACACTAAATTTCATaactggccacgcccacttatGCAATAAACATTAACACCCTCGTCATACATTGATCAGCGCTAGTTCTACGATTTAAAAGCTACGACAGCAAAGTTAGTTGTCATCGTTTGTAGTTAGTTAGTTAATAGCTGCGGTTAACCTACGTGAATACATTTACAATCGATGTGGGGATAGGAAAGGATATGATCTTCAGAGGGATATCGAATGCGTATTTGGGGGTGGGCTACGTGTATGagagaacatttaaataatgttGCAGTGGATGGGTGTGTAAACATAATagatgttatatatatatatatagatagatattgGTGTTTAAATATGTACAACTTAAAATGGCAATCCTAGGCCTAGAATACATCTAGTTTGAGCTTACGCTAACTGGTTTTAGTTGCAGTTACTTACAtagcaattacaattacaaatattattatttgggTTTTCGGGGATTTCAGGAATCGGAACAAGACAAGACGGAAACCAGTTAAACATTCCCTTAAACTAGCTTAActtaaatgaaaatcaaagACTGTGGCTTATGCTAAATACGGCAGCAGCCCCAGATTCTCCTCTTCTTCATCGTGGTTATCGCTATCATCGTCCTCCtcttcatcctcctcctcctcctgctcttCTTCCTCCTCCGCAGCTTTCTCCTCTTCCTGGTCGTCTTCAACTTGCTCTtcatcctcatcatcctcCTCATCTTGTTCTTCGGTGGCAGTGGCTGTATCCTCGGCGGTTTCCAACTCTGCTTCTCCAACCACATCGATGGCGGCCTCCAGCGAGTAGCCATCCCGTTCATTGCTGGCCTCCGGATCCGCATCTGTATCGAAGTAAATATCCAAATTGACGTCATCCGCCGCCAAAGCTTGTGGGCTGCCGCACATGGTGTTCCGCAGCATGCCTATGGAATTCT is part of the Drosophila yakuba strain Tai18E2 chromosome 2R, Prin_Dyak_Tai18E2_2.1, whole genome shotgun sequence genome and encodes:
- the LOC6530995 gene encoding uncharacterized protein LOC6530995, which translates into the protein MMPRHMVQWRIYVYANSLYSLPDRKTSDFRGWSPQYFRRNPFEVHRVMMWVNRDVSVLIRNRKADVFYLYETIKNLLPRLSLDSTHFRKSMIHFFGAKTELFIHELINFARSPYDDLVAYECNTQYRALLEVDNGPSTSSLSRDREFLSSRLHNFVDFTRRINYDDCGGFEADLALENEDYGELDNMLVERYSAPFLMKMDGQVVTARIIPSSQANASNQGQLNPQTQSQAQQAATQPSQAVAQPAQQAVQQSQQSGQQLAHQHGSSSAGMAPSLEDLELEVAIERSMFEGAAQGAGGQGSDLILANGRVLRFANGNTINHRAVRHPNGNGSGSGVMNPPPPPPLAIGTSSAVPNHPRNASTQRARRRRMPNQR